One Lacipirellulaceae bacterium DNA window includes the following coding sequences:
- the hemL gene encoding glutamate-1-semialdehyde 2,1-aminomutase, producing MSTPQITNHEKSQAHFARAQELMPGGVNSPARAFGAVGGTPLFIERGDGAYLYDIDGNRYIDYIGSWGPMILGHRHPEVIAALQAVLETGTSFGAPTEAESLIAEQIIDAVASIEKVRLVNSGTEATMSAIRLARGYTGRDLIVKFAGNYHGHVDSLLVSAGSAAATLGVPNSPGVTAGASQDTLVHQYNDVEGLQQAFAEHGSKIAAVILEPVVGNMGVVKPSELFCNALNTLTKEHGALLICDEVMTGFRVAFGGAQSLFGLKPDLTTLGKIVGGGLPVGAYGGREEVMNHVLPAGEVFQAGTLSGNPLATAAGSATLRLLKEQPPYEQLEAYGAKLEEGMRAAAQRHSIPHTIARVGSMMTLFFNDHHVEDWGVASQSDTDRFAKYFWGMIQRGVYMPCSQYEALFFSAVHSEEDLQQTIAAADEVFATF from the coding sequence ATGAGTACGCCCCAGATCACCAATCACGAGAAAAGCCAAGCCCACTTCGCCAGAGCCCAAGAACTCATGCCCGGCGGAGTCAACAGCCCCGCGCGTGCTTTTGGGGCCGTTGGGGGCACGCCGCTGTTTATTGAGCGAGGCGATGGGGCCTATCTCTACGACATCGATGGCAACCGCTACATCGATTACATCGGTTCTTGGGGACCCATGATTCTTGGCCATCGCCATCCAGAGGTGATCGCTGCCTTGCAAGCGGTGCTCGAAACGGGTACTAGCTTTGGCGCACCGACCGAAGCGGAAAGTCTCATTGCCGAGCAAATCATCGATGCCGTGGCGTCGATCGAAAAAGTAAGGCTCGTGAACTCTGGCACCGAAGCGACCATGAGTGCCATCCGGTTGGCCCGTGGCTATACTGGTCGTGACCTGATTGTAAAGTTCGCCGGCAACTACCACGGGCATGTTGATAGCCTGTTGGTCTCCGCGGGAAGTGCGGCAGCAACGCTGGGAGTTCCCAATTCGCCTGGCGTCACTGCCGGAGCTTCGCAAGATACGCTCGTCCATCAATACAACGACGTCGAAGGTCTGCAGCAAGCCTTCGCCGAGCATGGCTCAAAGATCGCCGCAGTGATTCTTGAGCCAGTGGTCGGCAACATGGGCGTGGTCAAGCCAAGCGAGTTGTTCTGCAACGCTCTGAATACTCTGACCAAAGAGCATGGTGCCTTGCTCATTTGCGATGAAGTGATGACCGGTTTTCGCGTCGCCTTCGGTGGAGCGCAATCATTGTTTGGACTGAAGCCCGACCTGACGACTCTCGGCAAGATCGTTGGGGGTGGACTCCCGGTTGGTGCCTACGGCGGACGCGAGGAGGTGATGAATCACGTCCTCCCAGCTGGCGAAGTCTTTCAAGCTGGCACGCTCAGTGGCAATCCGCTGGCCACGGCAGCGGGCAGTGCAACACTACGCCTTCTCAAGGAGCAACCACCTTACGAGCAGCTAGAGGCCTACGGCGCGAAACTGGAAGAGGGCATGCGAGCCGCGGCCCAGCGACACAGCATTCCACACACGATCGCTCGCGTTGGTAGCATGATGACGCTGTTCTTCAACGATCACCACGTTGAAGACTGGGGCGTTGCGAGCCAAAGCGACACAGATCGCTTCGCCAAGTATTTTTGGGGCATGATCCAAAGGGGCGTCTATATGCCTTGCAGCCAGTACGAGGCGTTGTTCTTCTCCGCCGTGCATAGCGAAGAGGATTTGCAGCAGACAATCGCCGCGGCCGACGAAGTGTTCGCGACGTTTTGA
- a CDS encoding YidC/Oxa1 family insertase periplasmic-domain containing protein, producing the protein MDRRFILWLSVSLLLILLLGKRPELPQPDDKEKQAANQLAEDGAGEGVQDAGEKPAEGEDAAGDNAEKPQPKQEPEVEVAAQKLTLGTVDESSDYRMLVTLTNEGAAVERIELANPKYLDLTDRGGYLGHLALASAQQGEGLKVQVVGAGTPAAEAGIQIGDLLLAAGVKEAKPIESVEAFNKLLAKTKPGRELSLTLERDGVEQQVTAKLVRRPLEVIRPEKENVLLWADKLPAGSRSPPSFQMTLEQIDRRTLTGENEKRAENELPKLSEFAELELRKAPWEISEPSQDSVTFRKRSSQLGLTFVKRYRLEETPEGMQTSADYPAYHLTLELAIENTGSEAKEIAYQLDGPNGLPIEGWWYAYKIGHDWGAVGLRDVMSRTFDAKVQQFAPATIATEGVEPLEGSPLAFVGVDAQYFSAMMIPERQDADELWIERTEFVSLSPEPKKRGSEGKYVNATCRLISVPKSLPAGETRTEKYTLFAGPKRPELLEQYKAVDSPIYSLADLITYGWFTRIAKGMLWILHFFYGIVGNYGISIILLTVLVRSCMFPISRKQAHSMTKMQELRPEMDRIKEKYKGDMQKQSQATQELYRKHGVNPLAGCLPMLIQLPVFVGLYRGLAVDIELRQASLFGDSVRWCSNLAAPDMFWDWSAFMPDFINRGEGFFGLGPYLNVLPLITIVLYLLQQKLFMPPPANEQAELQQKIMKYMMIFMGLLFYKVPSGLCLYFIASSAWGIAERMLLPKPTPPTEIAATSSGDTPLFGGNDRAKKEKKKRPNNSGKKSSKKKKR; encoded by the coding sequence GTGGATCGTCGTTTTATCCTCTGGTTATCTGTCTCGCTTCTTTTGATCTTGCTGTTAGGCAAGCGCCCCGAACTTCCACAGCCGGACGACAAAGAAAAACAGGCCGCCAATCAACTCGCCGAAGACGGGGCAGGCGAGGGAGTGCAGGATGCTGGGGAGAAGCCAGCTGAAGGGGAAGACGCTGCCGGAGACAACGCAGAAAAGCCCCAGCCGAAGCAAGAGCCGGAAGTTGAGGTCGCCGCTCAAAAACTCACTCTCGGCACGGTTGATGAAAGCTCTGACTATCGCATGTTGGTCACGCTCACCAACGAGGGTGCCGCGGTTGAGCGAATCGAGCTGGCCAATCCAAAGTACTTAGACCTGACTGACCGCGGCGGCTACCTGGGCCACTTGGCGTTAGCTTCTGCCCAGCAAGGTGAAGGTCTGAAGGTGCAGGTCGTCGGAGCCGGGACGCCCGCAGCCGAAGCGGGTATCCAGATCGGGGATCTCCTTCTCGCCGCAGGTGTGAAAGAGGCCAAGCCGATCGAATCCGTGGAAGCCTTCAACAAGCTGCTCGCCAAGACCAAGCCTGGCCGCGAATTGAGCCTGACCCTCGAACGCGACGGAGTCGAGCAACAAGTTACCGCCAAGCTCGTGCGTCGTCCGTTGGAAGTCATTCGACCGGAGAAAGAAAACGTGTTGCTCTGGGCAGACAAACTGCCCGCCGGTTCGCGTTCGCCGCCGTCATTCCAGATGACTCTTGAACAGATCGACCGTCGCACACTTACCGGCGAAAACGAGAAGCGTGCGGAAAACGAGCTGCCCAAGCTGAGTGAATTCGCAGAACTCGAACTTCGCAAAGCTCCTTGGGAAATCTCCGAGCCGTCACAAGACTCAGTAACCTTTCGCAAACGCTCGTCGCAGCTTGGGCTGACGTTCGTCAAGCGATATCGCCTAGAAGAAACCCCCGAGGGAATGCAGACTTCGGCGGACTATCCGGCCTATCACCTGACGCTCGAATTGGCAATCGAAAACACCGGGTCAGAAGCTAAGGAAATCGCTTACCAACTCGACGGCCCGAACGGATTGCCGATTGAAGGTTGGTGGTACGCCTACAAAATCGGTCACGATTGGGGGGCGGTTGGACTCCGAGACGTGATGTCCCGAACGTTCGACGCCAAGGTGCAACAATTCGCACCCGCGACGATCGCCACTGAAGGGGTAGAGCCACTCGAAGGGAGCCCTCTGGCGTTCGTGGGTGTGGATGCCCAGTACTTTTCAGCAATGATGATCCCCGAGCGACAAGATGCTGACGAGCTTTGGATCGAGAGAACCGAATTTGTCTCACTGAGTCCTGAGCCCAAGAAAAGAGGCTCCGAAGGCAAGTATGTCAACGCGACCTGCCGGCTGATCAGCGTGCCAAAGTCGCTTCCCGCCGGAGAAACTCGCACCGAAAAGTACACCCTCTTTGCGGGACCGAAACGCCCCGAACTCTTAGAGCAATACAAGGCCGTTGATAGCCCGATCTACAGCTTAGCGGACCTAATCACCTACGGCTGGTTCACCCGCATCGCCAAGGGCATGCTGTGGATCCTCCATTTCTTCTACGGCATCGTCGGCAACTACGGCATATCGATCATTCTGCTCACGGTACTCGTCCGTAGCTGCATGTTCCCGATCAGCCGGAAGCAAGCGCACAGCATGACGAAGATGCAGGAACTTCGCCCGGAGATGGATCGCATCAAGGAGAAGTATAAAGGCGACATGCAAAAGCAGTCGCAAGCGACCCAAGAGCTGTATCGCAAGCATGGTGTGAACCCGCTGGCCGGTTGCTTGCCGATGTTGATCCAGTTGCCAGTGTTCGTTGGCCTGTACCGCGGCCTCGCTGTGGACATCGAACTCCGCCAAGCCTCGTTGTTTGGGGATAGCGTCCGTTGGTGCTCGAACCTCGCCGCACCGGACATGTTCTGGGACTGGTCCGCCTTCATGCCCGACTTCATCAATCGCGGCGAGGGTTTCTTTGGTCTCGGTCCCTATCTGAACGTGCTGCCGCTGATCACGATCGTACTCTATCTGTTGCAGCAAAAGCTCTTCATGCCGCCCCCGGCGAACGAGCAAGCCGAGCTGCAGCAAAAGATCATGAAGTACATGATGATCTTCATGGGCTTGCTGTTCTACAAAGTCCCCAGCGGCCTCTGCTTGTACTTCATTGCTTCCAGTGCTTGGGGAATCGCCGAGCGGATGTTGTTGCCAAAGCCAACACCTCCGACAGAAATCGCAGCGACGAGTAGCGGTGATACGCCGCTGTTTGGTGGGAACGATCGAGCGAAAAAGGAAAAGAAAAAGCGTCCCAACAACAGCGGTAAGAAAAGCAGCAAGAAAAAGAAGCGATAG
- a CDS encoding metallophosphoesterase family protein: MKRAIISDIHGNLEAAQAVLAHIGDQNVDEIFCLGDVIGYGPNPCECLDLVIENCKVGLLGNHDQGAMFDPEGFNSGAERAIFWTREQLESGNGPRDKIDARWDFLGTLPRIHRDDPWLYVHGSPRNPVNEYVFPEDIYNQKKMEKLFALITKGCFQGHTHVPGVFLESMEFISPDQTDYVYPIGNEKFMVNVGSVGQPRDGDPRSCYIVQEDDKITFHRIEYDIEKTSEKIYQTPDLDNFLGDRIKEGR, from the coding sequence GTGAAGCGGGCCATTATCAGTGACATTCACGGGAATCTGGAAGCGGCCCAGGCGGTGCTGGCCCATATCGGTGACCAAAACGTCGACGAGATCTTCTGTCTCGGCGATGTGATCGGCTATGGACCCAACCCCTGTGAGTGCCTCGATCTCGTAATAGAGAACTGCAAAGTAGGTCTTTTGGGCAACCACGATCAGGGAGCGATGTTCGACCCTGAGGGTTTCAACAGTGGCGCTGAACGGGCCATCTTTTGGACGCGCGAGCAACTGGAAAGCGGCAACGGACCTCGCGATAAAATCGACGCTCGTTGGGATTTTCTGGGAACGCTCCCGCGTATCCACCGCGACGATCCTTGGCTCTACGTTCACGGATCGCCACGCAATCCGGTGAACGAATATGTTTTCCCCGAGGACATCTACAACCAGAAGAAGATGGAAAAGCTCTTCGCCTTGATTACCAAGGGCTGCTTCCAGGGGCACACGCACGTCCCGGGCGTGTTCCTCGAGAGCATGGAATTCATTTCCCCCGATCAGACCGACTACGTCTACCCTATCGGAAACGAAAAGTTCATGGTCAATGTCGGCTCGGTCGGACAGCCGCGCGACGGCGATCCGCGATCTTGCTATATCGTGCAAGAAGACGACAAGATTACCTTCCATCGGATCGAATACGATATCGAGAAGACGTCTGAAAAGATTTATCAAACGCCCGATCTCGATAACTTTCTAGGCGACCGCATCAAGGAGGGACGCTAG
- a CDS encoding DUF971 domain-containing protein, with protein MSEVPRNLQAQNEQGVLLVDWPDRKHEFKLYELRGACECAQCVNEWTGERILDPATVPRDIQIVKMDLVGSYAIRVNWSDGHNSGLFTWKRLKELATNSKN; from the coding sequence ATGTCCGAAGTCCCTCGCAATCTGCAAGCACAGAATGAGCAAGGTGTGTTGCTTGTTGATTGGCCTGACAGGAAGCATGAATTCAAGCTGTACGAACTGCGGGGTGCTTGCGAGTGTGCCCAGTGCGTGAATGAGTGGACCGGGGAGCGAATTCTTGATCCGGCGACCGTGCCGCGTGATATCCAGATCGTGAAAATGGATCTCGTCGGAAGCTACGCGATTCGCGTGAACTGGTCCGACGGGCACAACTCGGGATTGTTCACGTGGAAGCGGCTGAAAGAACTAGCGACGAATTCTAAGAACTGA
- a CDS encoding FAD-dependent oxidoreductase, with the protein MSHATLDPVAFPTFSDEEMTCIAKMGDLKAYSDGEALYKHGDRDFPLFVLKEGNVAIIEYSTGKPRDVVVHGPGAFTGDVSMLTGRPSVISAIARGDCQAYEIPAGEIRRLMGEVPELSDKLLEAFQMRRQLLEASEFQGVRIAGSANSKETLQIREFFYKNKVPHTFLDIDEEAGKEALKEFGATPEETPVIACTEHIAKQPSLGKIADCLGITRTIDEHVHDVVVVGAGPAGLAAAVYGASEGLDTLVVDRMGPGGQAGTSSKIENYMGFPSGLPGAELANRGFLQALKFGASFTAPVIVRSVTQGEDGNYRVRLCTGQDVNTRTVLVATGASYRRLPIENCRRLEGAGVYYSATSVEARACRNSTAIVVGGGNSAGQAAMFLSRTAKEVKIVIRGDDLGKNMSHYLCHRIKQTANIEVMTHTEVEGLEGETHLAEVTLRNNQTDERTHLGCAAVFIFVGAKPHTEWLGEGVALDDHGFVITGPNAQSHPLWDLERSPCELETTLPGVFAAGDVRSGTTKRCAFAAGDGALAITCVHQHLSRQEQAATV; encoded by the coding sequence ATGTCTCACGCGACGCTTGACCCCGTTGCCTTCCCAACGTTTAGCGACGAGGAAATGACTTGTATCGCTAAGATGGGAGACTTGAAGGCCTATAGCGATGGGGAAGCTTTGTACAAACATGGTGATCGCGACTTTCCGCTGTTTGTGCTCAAAGAGGGAAATGTTGCGATCATTGAGTATTCTACAGGCAAGCCTCGCGATGTCGTTGTGCACGGTCCAGGCGCTTTCACCGGCGACGTGTCCATGCTCACGGGTCGTCCGTCGGTGATTTCTGCCATCGCGCGGGGCGATTGTCAAGCCTACGAAATCCCAGCCGGCGAAATCCGTCGCCTGATGGGGGAAGTGCCGGAGCTTAGCGACAAGCTGCTTGAAGCGTTTCAGATGCGACGCCAACTTTTGGAAGCGTCGGAGTTTCAGGGCGTCCGCATTGCTGGTTCTGCAAATTCCAAAGAGACACTACAGATTCGCGAATTCTTTTATAAGAACAAGGTCCCGCACACTTTTCTCGACATTGATGAAGAAGCTGGCAAAGAAGCTCTGAAGGAGTTCGGTGCCACTCCCGAAGAAACGCCCGTTATTGCCTGCACGGAACACATCGCGAAACAGCCTTCCTTGGGCAAGATCGCGGACTGCTTAGGAATCACTCGTACGATTGACGAGCATGTTCATGATGTCGTTGTCGTCGGAGCGGGACCTGCAGGGCTTGCTGCTGCTGTTTATGGCGCTTCTGAGGGACTCGATACCCTGGTCGTCGATCGTATGGGTCCCGGTGGACAAGCCGGAACCAGTTCGAAGATCGAAAACTACATGGGATTCCCATCCGGTTTGCCAGGCGCGGAACTCGCAAATCGCGGGTTTCTTCAGGCTTTGAAATTCGGCGCTAGCTTCACCGCCCCAGTGATCGTGCGAAGCGTCACCCAAGGAGAAGACGGTAATTACCGCGTACGGCTTTGCACGGGACAGGATGTGAATACGCGAACGGTGCTTGTCGCCACCGGCGCCTCTTATCGTCGCCTGCCCATCGAAAACTGTCGCCGTCTGGAGGGGGCGGGAGTCTACTACTCCGCTACCTCAGTTGAAGCACGCGCGTGCCGTAACTCGACGGCGATTGTCGTCGGCGGTGGTAATTCAGCGGGACAGGCTGCCATGTTCCTTTCGCGGACTGCGAAAGAGGTAAAAATCGTCATCCGTGGCGACGACCTGGGCAAAAATATGTCGCACTACTTGTGTCATCGGATTAAACAGACCGCAAACATCGAAGTCATGACCCACACCGAAGTTGAAGGGCTTGAAGGCGAGACGCATCTCGCGGAGGTGACGCTTCGCAACAACCAGACGGATGAGCGAACCCACTTGGGCTGTGCTGCCGTCTTCATTTTCGTTGGCGCAAAGCCTCATACCGAGTGGCTGGGTGAAGGCGTGGCCCTCGACGATCACGGCTTTGTCATTACAGGCCCCAACGCTCAATCGCATCCCTTGTGGGATCTTGAGCGAAGCCCGTGCGAGTTGGAAACGACACTGCCCGGTGTGTTCGCCGCAGGAGATGTCCGTTCAGGCACGACTAAGCGTTGTGCTTTCGCCGCCGGAGACGGCGCGCTGGCAATTACCTGCGTTCACCAGCACTTGAGCCGTCAAGAACAGGCGGCGACAGTCTAA
- a CDS encoding M20/M25/M40 family metallo-hydrolase: MSRTRFFPRLAVGFGEYARIVFLPDALCLWLCLWAGAVSAANERHAMLDAALATITSEEVRDHAGVLAGDSLEGREAGSRGGRAAAGYLKEQLERIGAKTGGTDGYSQRFHGTMQNLIAVIPGTDEQVGDEVILIGAHYDHVGYGSRRTSYGPYGYIHNGADDNASGVAAMLETIDALVQIDFRPRRTLLFVFWDGEEKNLLGSKHWLSNPTVPLEKVKLVINLDMIGRMVEGRVKVGGARTALGLRELLSSERLPEGMRLDFSWEYKSNSDHWPFYQRQIPSLYFHTGLHDDYHRPTDDVEKLNVEGIRLISQYLVGRLTSLADLDSMPTFRPESHYEDIAAQTRLEAPLPPHTTGDQRQRLGIAWRADPGEPNSVFITRVTPGTPAEKAGLAVHDRLLHFNGVPIEDRDKLLTRVRTSLEEDVDALHFKMERDGRIRYVRVKLREPTQASEDPTL; encoded by the coding sequence ATGTCTCGCACTCGATTTTTCCCTCGCCTGGCCGTGGGCTTTGGTGAGTACGCTCGCATTGTGTTCCTTCCCGACGCTCTTTGTCTCTGGCTCTGTCTCTGGGCAGGCGCGGTTTCCGCTGCGAACGAGCGGCACGCGATGCTCGATGCTGCGCTCGCAACGATTACCAGTGAAGAAGTGCGAGATCACGCCGGCGTTCTCGCCGGCGATTCGCTCGAAGGTCGCGAGGCAGGCTCTCGAGGCGGGCGAGCTGCTGCGGGCTATCTGAAGGAGCAATTGGAGCGTATTGGGGCTAAGACTGGGGGCACGGACGGCTACAGCCAGCGGTTTCATGGCACGATGCAAAACCTGATCGCGGTGATCCCGGGAACCGATGAGCAAGTCGGCGATGAAGTAATCCTCATCGGTGCCCACTACGACCATGTTGGCTACGGTTCGCGGCGCACCAGCTACGGTCCTTACGGCTACATCCACAACGGAGCCGACGACAACGCCAGCGGAGTCGCCGCGATGCTGGAGACGATCGACGCACTCGTTCAGATCGATTTCCGCCCCCGCCGGACGTTGCTTTTCGTTTTCTGGGATGGCGAGGAGAAAAACTTGCTTGGCTCGAAGCACTGGCTCAGCAATCCGACCGTACCGCTTGAAAAAGTCAAGCTGGTGATCAATCTCGACATGATCGGTCGTATGGTCGAAGGGCGTGTGAAAGTGGGCGGCGCACGGACTGCGTTGGGACTGCGTGAGCTACTCAGTTCTGAGCGACTTCCCGAGGGGATGCGGCTCGATTTCTCTTGGGAGTACAAAAGTAACAGCGACCATTGGCCCTTCTACCAACGGCAGATACCGTCCCTCTACTTCCACACGGGGCTGCACGATGATTATCACCGCCCTACTGACGATGTGGAAAAACTAAACGTCGAAGGCATCCGGTTGATCTCGCAATACCTAGTTGGTCGACTCACGAGCCTTGCAGACCTCGACAGCATGCCAACGTTTCGTCCGGAGTCTCACTACGAAGACATCGCCGCACAGACCCGACTCGAAGCACCGCTTCCGCCGCACACGACAGGCGATCAGCGGCAGCGGCTAGGAATCGCCTGGCGAGCCGATCCCGGCGAACCCAATAGCGTCTTCATCACACGAGTCACACCAGGAACTCCGGCAGAAAAAGCTGGGCTCGCTGTTCACGACCGGCTGCTGCATTTCAATGGTGTGCCCATTGAGGATCGGGATAAGCTACTGACGAGGGTTCGTACTTCGCTTGAAGAAGACGTTGACGCACTTCACTTCAAAATGGAAAGAGATGGCCGTATTCGCTACGTTCGAGTCAAGCTGAGAGAGCCCACACAGGCAAGCGAAGATCCGACTCTGTAG
- the tsaB gene encoding tRNA (adenosine(37)-N6)-threonylcarbamoyltransferase complex dimerization subunit type 1 TsaB — protein sequence MKILALETSGKSGSVALLEGQQPETKLIGEIELPSETRSAQSLVPTLDHLLKQNDWQTSELELICVCTGPGSFTGLRVGVTTAKTLAYALGVPLVEVNTLAALAVGVSVEFERLWCVLDAQRQELFTCCFNVNDSLTQQTQQNGELLSVETFLAKLEAGDFVHGPAVEKLSERLPSDVRIMEANGNQPRAADVGTLGYQRFLRGETVDALQLVPKYGRRSAAEEKAEA from the coding sequence ATGAAAATCCTCGCATTGGAAACCAGCGGCAAGTCAGGGTCAGTTGCCCTGTTAGAAGGTCAGCAGCCTGAGACGAAGCTCATTGGGGAAATCGAGCTGCCTAGCGAGACGCGCTCGGCACAGTCTCTTGTGCCGACGCTCGATCACCTGCTGAAGCAAAATGATTGGCAAACGAGTGAGTTGGAGCTGATCTGTGTTTGCACGGGACCGGGTTCGTTCACAGGCCTTAGGGTTGGGGTCACGACGGCTAAGACACTTGCCTACGCCCTTGGCGTGCCGCTCGTCGAGGTCAACACGCTCGCGGCTTTGGCGGTCGGTGTCTCCGTAGAGTTCGAGCGGCTCTGGTGCGTTCTGGACGCGCAGCGACAAGAATTATTTACCTGCTGCTTCAACGTGAATGATTCATTGACACAACAGACGCAGCAGAATGGGGAGTTGCTTTCGGTCGAGACGTTTCTGGCGAAGCTCGAAGCGGGTGACTTTGTTCATGGGCCGGCGGTGGAGAAACTCAGCGAGCGGCTTCCTTCGGATGTTAGAATCATGGAAGCGAACGGCAATCAACCACGAGCGGCGGATGTGGGTACGCTAGGCTACCAGCGGTTCTTGCGTGGTGAAACAGTCGACGCTTTACAACTGGTTCCCAAATATGGAAGGCGGAGCGCAGCGGAAGAAAAGGCGGAAGCCTGA
- a CDS encoding GTPase, translating into MYDTREEIVAVATAPGGQAARSIVRVGGPNIVSLLRELFTPCEPIDLAAIRTARIVEGNCDIRLSDSEQLSIPCSLFLWPGSSSYTRQPIAEFHLPGSAPLADAVVQSLCAAGARLASAGEFTLRAFLGGRIDLTQAEAVLGVIDASDRSSLDAALTQLAGGLSGPLDELRNRLLNLLAELEAGLDFADEDIEFISREKLAEDLANAETVLQDALDQLRTRDASQQVPRVVLTGPPNAGKSSLFNLLAEKFATSETKAGAIVSEVAGTTRDYISAKLELGGFPIELIDTAGVEEVEQVDQDAIPSTQEISIAAQQAMRTQVGSASLILYCFPSDESLLVERDSITSPPTIRVATKCDLSGSGSPEFLACSSETGAGIDRLVAAIVERLKASDEPATGVASTAARCRVSLEQAQQSIEAAKFLCESGGEELISAELRTALDRLAEVVGAVYIDDILDRVFSQFCIGK; encoded by the coding sequence GTGTATGACACGCGTGAAGAAATCGTAGCCGTCGCCACGGCACCTGGTGGCCAAGCGGCAAGGAGCATCGTCCGTGTGGGAGGGCCGAATATCGTTTCGCTTCTGCGCGAACTCTTCACGCCCTGCGAGCCAATCGACTTGGCTGCGATTCGCACCGCGAGAATAGTCGAGGGAAATTGTGATATCCGTCTTAGCGACAGCGAGCAGCTAAGCATCCCCTGCAGCTTGTTTCTCTGGCCGGGCAGCTCAAGCTACACCCGCCAGCCGATTGCGGAGTTTCATCTGCCTGGTTCCGCGCCGCTGGCTGATGCCGTGGTTCAGTCGCTATGCGCTGCCGGGGCGAGGCTGGCCAGTGCGGGGGAATTTACGCTGCGGGCATTTCTCGGCGGTAGGATTGATCTCACTCAAGCCGAAGCCGTGTTGGGCGTGATCGACGCCTCGGATCGCTCGTCTCTCGATGCGGCCCTGACACAACTCGCGGGTGGGCTCTCCGGGCCGCTGGACGAGCTCCGCAACCGGCTGCTCAATCTTCTGGCCGAACTCGAAGCAGGTCTCGACTTTGCTGATGAGGACATCGAGTTCATCAGTCGCGAGAAACTGGCTGAGGATCTAGCAAACGCTGAAACCGTGCTTCAAGACGCGCTGGATCAATTACGCACTCGCGACGCCTCGCAACAAGTGCCACGCGTTGTCCTCACCGGACCGCCCAATGCAGGGAAGAGCAGTTTGTTCAACCTGTTGGCAGAGAAGTTCGCAACGTCAGAAACGAAGGCCGGTGCTATCGTTTCCGAAGTCGCCGGTACGACACGTGACTATATTTCGGCGAAGCTAGAGCTCGGTGGATTTCCGATTGAGTTGATCGATACAGCGGGTGTGGAAGAAGTTGAGCAAGTCGATCAAGATGCGATTCCCTCGACACAGGAGATTAGCATCGCCGCCCAGCAAGCGATGCGAACCCAAGTTGGCTCCGCATCGTTAATTCTCTACTGCTTTCCGTCCGACGAATCGCTTCTCGTAGAAAGAGATTCGATAACGAGTCCGCCGACGATTCGAGTTGCTACGAAGTGCGATCTGTCAGGTTCTGGTTCTCCCGAGTTCCTTGCTTGTAGCAGTGAGACGGGAGCAGGCATCGACCGGCTTGTGGCGGCCATCGTCGAACGACTGAAAGCGTCCGACGAACCGGCCACCGGAGTCGCCTCGACAGCCGCCCGTTGCCGCGTCAGTCTGGAGCAGGCACAGCAATCGATCGAAGCGGCCAAGTTTCTGTGCGAATCTGGCGGTGAAGAGCTCATCTCCGCCGAACTACGCACCGCCCTCGACCGCCTGGCTGAAGTCGTCGGTGCGGTCTATATCGACGACATCCTCGACCGAGTTTTCAGCCAATTCTGCATCGGCAAGTAG